In Rhizophagus irregularis chromosome 24, complete sequence, the sequence AATCCTCATGATGCAATAAGGTATCCACCTAAAAAACTATCACCATCTTTTATTTCAATTCTTTCATTTTGAATTCCTATTTTATTTTGCTTAACCGCATTTTGGACAAGCAATTTTCGCGTGGTAGTAATAACTTTACCAAAGTGTGAAATGCGATTTCGTTATATTCTCTAAATGATCTAAATGCCTTCATAACAATAAGtatcatgaaaatttataattaagttaataaatagcaaaatattatctaatagtaaaaattatgcatctttctttttatcatatttatcaaTGTTCTGctattgttaaaaaagaattttagtattaattaagatgttacaataatatatcaaaaaaatcacaatAAACACAATTCAGAAGTAAAATATTCATTGCACCTTAATGACTTCAGGTTTGTGTTtgacttttaatatttctgatatataattttgtaaattataaggCATCCGCGTCATTCAACCTTTACAGGAACTGTTCCaatttaattgtttgtttaatATCCAGGCCgccttttgaaaaattaaggGAAAAGGGAGGCTTAAGTTAAACAagctaaataaatatacatagaaaaatttgaaatttcagACAAAATTTAAAGGGAATATTTATcactatatatttaaattttttcaaaaatagaggGGTATTTATTAATGTGTTCATtagatttcaaattttttaaaaaatgaggGGTGGAAAGTAGGGTGGGGAcgttaaacaaataatcaaGTTAGAACAGCCTAAACAGTGCATGATGGTGGTGATTAGTACTTTGATCTGGATTGATCCATTGATTAGCATCACcaaactataatttttgcagattttaaaaaattattcttctcAAATAAACCATTGCCAACCCGTAGTAAACCTCAGATTGATCCGTTAAAATCCCATTCAGATCGAAGCACTAACGTCTAGCggtgataaattttttaggtcACGTAGGGTAGAAAATTTGTTGGTAGTGAAGAGATCCATCAAATCACGAGATAATTGGCTAATcagatttcaattttttgaattgtCACACTGATAAACGTAAAACATCTAGTCACAAACAagcaaaaataattacaaatttctcTGATATATACATGCCAGTGGTTATTTTCTCTAATCTGTAATCACATGAATCGAGGCAAAATGCGAGAAATAATATGAAGgcttttttggaaataaaaattcttcatcCATATATTTGTTTTTGCATTCACTCATTCTATGCTAATTTGATTCATGTTGTAGATTTGCCCAAGAGAAACAGTATGGATATTCTTGACTTTATTAGAGATAGAAGGATCAGTCATAGCGGACCTGTATGTTCTTCTAGCAAATGGTCCAAAATAGTTTGTAAAGGCATTTCTATCTACAATTCCAGGTCTTTTTggaatttcaattttacaatttGCAGTTGTAAAGAGGacgaaaaaatcattttctgaTGCAGACTTTTCACATTCTTCTTggtatttctttttactaactgttttttttcgcaattcGAATTGGTGGATTTCATTCGGACTCTTAGTACCTGGCTGATCTAATGAAAGGAAAGAATCTCCATATGATGAAGTTGGGgcattaattatacaatatttgaaTTGCCAAACATCAACAgtagaattataaaatcaacATTTCATTCCTTTGCAGTGAGAGTTTTAGACCTTAtgtctgtaaaaaaaaatacttggaATATGATGcccaataaaaagtttatgttgggtttttgtaaaaaaaacgtAAGATAagttaatataacaaatttagtACAATTATGAGCATCCATTTGTACAATATCTGTAATGTTTTCGTATggtatttgaaataaatttgttataaacatgcattatttttatatagtatttgaaagtaatttattataaatttgcaaaCTTTATATTTGCGTTTTTGGTTTAttcttctaaatttaaaatataataatctattaaacTCGCTTTTATTGGCTTGTGCTTTTGACCAGAGGTGTGATGCTGATGTCTGAAATTATGTTTTCAATGTTAttcaaaattctaatattgtAGTAGGCTATGTACTTATTATACCAGTAATTTTACAGCTGACATATTTGAAGATTTTGTGATAAACTATCAAGAATAATATACACATGTTAGAATCCATAAGAGAGGTGCTGGTAGGAGGGTTATCTGTTTAGAAGAAGCTGTATCAACCAAAGAGTTAGGGTTGGTTTCGAAAGTGATAAAAGTGTTAGTAATCATATTAAGGAGGATGAGGAGCTGTAGAGTTATCGTCAGCATCATAGAGTCATTAGTGCAGGCTCTACATTAAACTTGAAAAGGATATGGAAAATTCTAGCAAATTAGAACTTTAtgaactaataaaattaaaacaaattaaagcAATTTGTACGCTTACAGGTATGAAAGGCTTATGGCCAATTAAGGGAGTTTGGTTAACTTTAAAAGGTACGAGTTGCTAAAATTGGCTCTTATCCCGCTTAAGTCTCTTAAGGAAATGGTTACTTCTAAGGTTATAGGTATGGAGTTCCAATCCAAAACCacattctgaaaaaaaaaattactttggaAAAGATGCTTTGATATGAATATAGAGATAAATGTGATTAATCAAAAGTGATTATGAAGATTTTGACATTGAAGCTGATGATTAATATGAagttagaaattttaataaaattcatattaaacCGTGTCTTAAAACATAAgcaataaaagttataaataaaattatttaaatagtacATACctcaaaaagaattttttatattcatattgGTATATCAATTTTCAGATTATGTCATATAtgtcattataaaaaatagaaattatggAAGGGATGAAATGAAcctatgaaaaaggaaaatgagatgtgtaagatatttaaaaaaataaaaaaaaagatgtgtGAAAAGAGAAAGTAAGTCGCATTAAAGGGGAGGAATAAAACAAGACGCGTAAAAAAGGGAGGAATAAAACAAGACGCGTAAAAAAGGGAGGAATAATACAAGACACGTAAAAAAGggagaaataaaataaagacgCGTAAAGTAAGAAGAAATAGAATCAAGATGTTTAAAAAGgggagaaataaaatcaagaaaatcaagacgcgtaaaaaaaggagaaataaaataaagacacgtaaagaaaaaagaaataaatcaagatatttaaaaaaaggaataaaatcaaaaatcaagacgcgtaaaaaaaagagaaataaaataaagaaatgtaaaataaaaagggAAAATAAAACAAGATATACAAATAAGAGAAATAGAGAAATAAACAAAACATGTAAGAAGGGAGAATAGATacttaaaaaagataaaaacacGTAAAAAAGGAGAATAGAAAGCAAGGAATAAGATAACAtaagaaaaaggaaagaatAGTATAATGCATAAAAGGATACGGTAATAAGATGCATAAGATGCACAAAGTAAGGGGGATAGAGAtgtgtaaataaatatttgttatttacgTACTTCAAATTAAACGAAGTATATCATTACTATTTTAAGTTAAGTATTCCAAGTTTACCGAACTTCAATCTAAAATTGaagtaaacaaaataaaattttttttaagaacttTTTCTCTAACACAAATTTCAAACAAATTTAGAAATCATacaatttttgtttattaaatgtcataaattttaataaatcttacaataattatacatttaaactttataaaaaaataaaaaatgtttaaatataacaaatactATACGAAAATTagacaattattacaaaaactaaacaaaaactatatgaattttatacGATGACTTTTTACTGGGATGATGTCTATTTTACTGAAGAATTCAAAGACTATTTTGATAAGTCTTATAAGAagaatcttttaatattagatGAGAAGTATCTTCAatctctttattattatttgtatgtAATAATGAGTTTTTATTCTGGTTTaaccatttatatatattatgaataaaatttataataaattcataaaacaTATCTttatcatttgaaaaaaaaaattttcatttaaaatcatataatttttatactgtaaatttttttattaattttattaaccaaaaataaatatactgatAAGTTGTATATTTTAGCAATATTGTGTATTTCCAGtgattaatataataactgataatgaAAGAAACTTGCTAATACTGTACTCTTTATGAAAAAAGGTTTAACATTTTtgttaattcattaaaataaatattcttgttaatattagtatttagtaaaaaaaaggaggttcaactttaaatttttcagtattattaatttaagtaatctatctttaaagttattttaatgtaGTGCAACAATTTTAACTAtcatttaaaacatttaataaattcattgtttcagtatttttagtaataaacctaatgatattaaagcatagtttgaatattaataaaaatagtaaacttTTTGAACATATATAGTAAATGGAATTCTATTATGTAGCAGGACCTTAAGCTATATATATAGAGGTAAGgtgcaattaaaaaaaattactattagtttatgcatttttttaggatcagaattataataatgtcaGTCAGcgtctaaaaaaggaaataaaatctggccagaattatctataaaagaaaagatctaCAGTATTATTTTTGTCAATTCTATGCTAGAATTGTaagaattacaataaattacaataCATGTAAATTACACTATAAGTTATATTAACTTCTTGTAGCTTACaacttatattataatatatgattAATTTCTATTGATCATATTATGTAATCAAACTTTTCCAAATTAACgcataaaataaaacaatttattaattttatttattttctcaaaaaattacattttaacaatcatattttttaaaattaatcattaattttagaatTGGAATcactatattataattttacttactaaaaaatattattttctaattattctGATATTATTTCTGAAACCTCACAATGTAATTTACATGTAACTTACAAAACTTAAAATGTGGCTTtacatcaaaattttttaagatactGTAATTTTACAACGCATCTTGCTTCTTACCTTTTATATGAAACAGGATCTTCGTAAATAGCAATATAACTTCtttctaaatatatttttatttttatagctGTTAAAGAAGTTTTTGGACTAAATAgttatttagatttttatatagaaaataaatttgattggggtattaaaatattgagaaatagactaaatacaaaaaaaaatgttttttaaaaaatgattacatatataaatctACTGTATACTTAAAGTTGCAAAGTAATagacaattattaatatccaaaataataaacagtaaaaaaacatgctattaatattattgtttcatatgctaaaaattttgaatttattaatttaaagtatCCTGATGAAATTAAGAAAGAGTTAAATTAGTTGGTATAAAAAAGACTTGTTAGGATTTCATATTTCTGATCTTTAGAGTAAATTtcaagataaattttaatattttatgatcAAATGGATATTGATGAATAATGAAATTCTGACAttgaaattcattaatttgtatatttttttttactacccatattatatgaattaattcaagcaacaaaatttaaaagatatttttacattcatttaataatttctgaagtaattaaatgaaaacatctatattaaatatatataaaaaaattactctagtaaaaaaaatgcaaagcAAAGCATTATAAGAATTTTCTTTAGATTAAACTAAGAAATATAGTTGAAAGATAtgtaaaatattcataaatagTCAAAAACTTGAAATTTAACCCTTTTcagtttcataataaattgcacaaaatttacaaataataatttgttgatgAGAATAATGTAGatgtaatgatttttaaagattattaaagatgggttaaaaatttaaagctaTAAGGCTATAAGGTGAATccaattttaattgaaaatgtaGCAAAATTGAAATATAGTGCTCTTGTTGGATTTTACAGcaaagttaaaaaagaataaaataattcataatattaaaataactaaaaatttaaacacaCATATATCAAGTtcagataatttaaatataaagaaaaattcatgttAGATccagatattaaaaaatcttagcTCTTCTATTTTATTgcaaatttattcattattcattattttaatattttgataaaaatggaACATTGTAATAGCGGATGTTTAGAGGGATGAGAGTTCCTTCTCACTACTCCGTATTACCtgaatctaaattttttcgCTATTCACATAAATATTTCTTCTCAATATACCTTCGGATCTTTTAAAGTGGGTATCCGATGCTAGACGGTAATTATGTGTACATAAAGCGAAGTGACAAATTGCTTCTTGATTTCTTTGGTTTCTTAGTCAATTGAAAATTCgagacaaaaataaaaattgctaCCAATGCTTGAGCAATTTCACTTGATCTGCTTTCATTTAATCTGCTTAACCGATTGCTTCTCTAATTCTCCAAATCTGATATTTTTCCTCAAATGAAGATACACATCATCATGAACAGACTTCACACCTTTGACAGacatttattatgataaatgttaatattaaatattgtgtATGAATTACGATGCCCAGAACGTTTGTAGGTAATGTTAATtataggatatttttgattttaaatcacACTATCATATTCGATTGTCGCACGGATTAGTCAGATTGCCCAGAATTCTTGGAATCATGTGATTAGtctttttaatacatatatatgtataatatcgCACACAGTTGGTCCATTTGTTAGTTTCATAGTTTCACTtctcttatttattattcttttaatttgcAACTTTGTACGTAAAAAAACGTATTTTTACgattttatattgtaataaactttaattttttaaaggattTACTATTGTCCAGTATGATACACCCATATTTTGTAGCTAGTTTAATGGTGGGAACTGTTGTTGTGGCTTATGGCGTTTACATTGTTTACAAAGAATTCGCAGAAGAACCTATTTTGCTTCACAATACACGGGGTCGTGAAGGTTATCGAAGCGATGACGAAGATTCTATTATAGAGTCTGAAAAAAATGGGTTGAGAAGGAGAAGAGcgaaaaatgataaaaatgatagaaatgtaagtttaaactaataaaatgattattctGATTTTAATGAGAAGTAATGTACTTTTCCTGTttgatcaatatttttattaaaaattacgtTCAAATATTTAGGATGAGGAAGAACAAGAGTTGTTAGATAAGTATTCATATCTAACTGCTTTGGAACAGGAGATTGAACGTAAAAAGAAGCAATTGGTTGATGAAGAACGCATTTTATATGAAAAGGAGCAAGAAATTCAACAGAGAAAACTGCATTTGCAAAGTATTAATTCACAATCCAGCTCAAATTCGGATAGTGAAATATCACCTCTTACCACTCAACGTAAGAGTTCTATCAGTTCTTCCGAAACTTCAGCTAGTGAAATTATTGTGAATTATAAACCGGTGTTGACCGAAGGAACATTACCAGTAAATTCCAATTCGCCACAGTCTGTTATTTCTGTCAAAACTGGTTCTAGTGATGAAAATGATCAACCCAGAAATAAATTCTCAGATGTAGCAGCTCATACAATTCTTTCTCAACATTTATCACATATTACTCATCAACAGCAAACTCCTGATCCttctataataaatcaaaattctgATATTCTTGCAGATTCTAAAACAAATCCATCTTCAATATCTGAACACAGTAATCATTCAACTGGTTATCATCAGCAACATTCATATCCGGTAAATAATTCTCACTTTATTGCTAAATCAATTGCATCAGAAGAAACTTGGTCTGAGGTAGATTCTGTACTTTCGGAGAATATTGGAAGTATTATGTCATCGGCCGTAGATATTGATATGGAAGAAGTAGATGTCATTGAGCATTAAATATTGGGGTGCTATACATTGTTAATCATTTGTACTTTTCTATcgatattttttcttttttatctgaataattatgcaaaaaaaatgatttttcgGTATATTTATATACGAGATATTATCCTATCTGAAGGAGGAAAGAAACAAAGCAACAAATATTGTGGATATTATAGTGATTGAAGTAAAAATtgttattctttttaaataaagaaatattttaagatatcgtaaattaagtattttttatattttttaaacgtGTTTATAATATAAGTAAAGGTTGTAACAATCTTTCATGTCCAAATATCCGCTGAgcttaaaaatgattaataaaatattatttacgtTTTCATGTACAGgcaaacctttatataacgatatgtcgggacatatatgaaatttttagaaaatatcgttatatcaaagatataccgatatttatatgtcctcacatatagtgggaaaataaaattttatcggtatatcaagtttttaatagtatatcggtatatcgaatatcggtataaGGTTAGACTGTAGATAATGTAGTAGTAATGTTTAATCAATAatgttgaattaataattgaaagtaatataataaggTAAAAGTTGCATTGTAAATAAGATTTGTCGATACTGCAGACTCTGCATTGAacacaaaatataaaaaaaaatctctcatCCAGAAGTAACTATACTATCTCCGAATTACACCAATCGAAACCAtgaataatagtattaattttcGCTTGATCATTCGATCATTTAAGATCTTACGTACCATCAAAGTCAGACAGAGAATTTAACACGCCTTTAAATAAGGTGTTTATAATTAATGCAAGTTCGTGGCGTATGGCAAAGAACATACAGTAGTATCAACCttgattttacaataaatgtGAAAATTACGCGcgttttttacaattaatctTTATACAgacatcataaaattaatgccgctcaatataaaaaataccttaCAAAGGCGATACAAGCCACGAAGCCACGATCTCATTATCACGTGAAATTTCTTAAGTGATAAacgtgataaaaaattttagatcttACATCAAAACATAAATTCTcgacaaaaattttaaacttttatttcttcatcatattcatcataTCCACTTGTTAATTAGAATCTACAAAAATGCAGGCACCAGTGATTGTTATGagtatgaaaatttataatttaaatattacgaataaaaaagatagtcaatgataacatttttaatatataattacagaTACTAATGTGGAACGGGAAGTTGGAAGAAAAGCCCAAATATCCAATATCACAGCGGCTAAGGTACGTTTGTCAGGCTGTTAGAATTTTGATAGAAATATGAGTTTGCGTGATAAAATGTTTGTTGTTCTATATAGACCGTTGCCGACGTTATTCGTACCTGTCTTGGACCTCGTTCTATGCTCAAAATGCTTCTTGATCCAATGGGTGGAGTTGTACTCACAAATGATGGTAACGCTATTCTTCGTGAAGTTGAAGTAGCGCATCCAGCAGCGAAGAGTATGATTGAGTTGAGCCGAACACAAGATGAAGAAGTCGGAGATGGTACCACTAGTGTTATAATTTTGggtaaataaaagtttaatcaataaatcattcttatatttttgttatatgtttatttatttatttatttattgtttacgGTACTTATATTATTCGAATAGCCGGAGAAGTGCTTGCACAAGCATTACCTTATCTTGAACAAAATATCCATCCGATCGTCATTATATCAGCTTTTAAAAGGGCTCTTGAAGAtgctattaaaataattgatgaaatttcaAAACCGTTAGATGTTGAAAACCAAGatgaaatgtttaatttagttaaAGGTTCTATTGGTACAAAATTTGCGAGTCGTTGGAGTGATTTAATGTGTAAATTGTCTTTAGATGCTGTTAGAATAGTATCTAAAGATGATGATGGAAAACGcgaaattgatataaaaagaTATGCTAAAGTTGAAAAGGTACTCAAATATCGATTATCTAAAGATACTAGagttcctttttttaattttttttcttcctttattAAGGTTCCTGGTGGGGAAATTGAAGATTCCAAAGTACTGGATGGTATTATGGTGAATAAAGATGTTACTCATTCTAACATGCGCCGTCGTATTGAAAATCCTCGTATAGTTCTTTTGGATTGTCCAttggaatataaaaaaggagAATCTCAAACATCAGCAGAGGTTATGGATGAAAATCATTGGAATAGACTATTACAGATTGAAGAAGAACAAATAAAGGAGATGTGTGATGCAATAATTTCAGTTAAACCTGACCTTGTATTCACAGAAAAAGGTGTTTCTGGTAAGTTATCAAAAACCTTCTTTATAATGGATATCTATATTGATAGTAACCAATTATGCTATTATGATAGATCTTGCACAACATTTTTTGACAAAGGCAAATATTTCCGCTATTCGCCGTGTTCGTAAAACTGATAATAATCGTATTGCTCGTGCTGTGGGCGCTACTATAGTGAATCGTTTAGATGATTTAAAAGAGGAAGATGTTGGCACAGGGTGTGGCTTATTCTCCGTTGAAAAGATCGGTGACGAGTGAGCATATAAACAAATTactgtactttttttttctttaaagaatatgaatgttcttttttattaaggacttccttttttctttatttattttaaagatattttactTTTCTCACAAAATGCAAAAATCCGAAGGCATGTACAATCCTGCTTCGTGGTCCATCTAAAGATATTCTCAATGAAATAGAACGTAATCTTCAAGATGCCATGAGTGTTTCTAGGAATGTATTCTTTAACCCATCATTAGCTCCTGGAGGGGGAGCTACGGAGATGGCTATAAGTGTGAAACTAGCTgaaaactcaaaaaaattaGTGGGAATAGAACAATGGCCTTACAAGGCAGTTGCAGAAGCCATGGAGGTTATTCCAAGGACTTTGATTCAAAATTGTGGTGGAAATCCTATTAAAGTTTTAACAGAATTGAGggtaattttcaattttgttGATATCacaattttcttaattataataacacaTAAAATTTCTCTTGTATAGGCTAAACATGCTACGGGAAATCATTCGTGGGGTATTGATGGAGAAGCCGGTACAGTTATCGACATGCAAGAATATGGTATTTGGGAGCCAAATGCTGTAAAAGTGCAAACCATTAAGACAGCAATTGaggtataaaatattatatacttttcGAATGGGTTAAATAATTAAAGCTAATAAGtgtgtgtatatatatttttttcttttttagtctGCATGCCTGCTCCTACGCGTTGATGATATTGTTTCTGGCGTGTCAAAGAAAAA encodes:
- a CDS encoding T-complex protein 1 subunit gamma, which translates into the protein MQAPVIVMNTNVEREVGRKAQISNITAAKTVADVIRTCLGPRSMLKMLLDPMGGVVLTNDGNAILREVEVAHPAAKSMIELSRTQDEEVGDGTTSVIILAGEVLAQALPYLEQNIHPIVIISAFKRALEDAIKIIDEISKPLDVENQDEMFNLVKGSIGTKFASRWSDLMCKLSLDAVRIVSKDDDGKREIDIKRYAKVEKVPGGEIEDSKVLDGIMVNKDVTHSNMRRRIENPRIVLLDCPLEYKKGESQTSAEVMDENHWNRLLQIEEEQIKEMCDAIISVKPDLVFTEKGVSDLAQHFLTKANISAIRRVRKTDNNRIARAVGATIVNRLDDLKEEDVGTGCGLFSVEKIGDEYFTFLTKCKNPKACTILLRGPSKDILNEIERNLQDAMSVSRNVFFNPSLAPGGGATEMAISVKLAENSKKLVGIEQWPYKAVAEAMEVIPRTLIQNCGGNPIKVLTELRAKHATGNHSWGIDGEAGTVIDMQEYGIWEPNAVKVQTIKTAIESACLLLRVDDIVSGVSKKKSGGAPASAPDAESAEVDEKAQ